A window from Trinickia violacea encodes these proteins:
- a CDS encoding response regulator transcription factor produces the protein MRVLLVEDDPMIGEAIHSALKDASYAADWVKDGPTALTTLGMQHYDLILLDLGLPGKDGQQVLETIRADDNPVPLLIITARDGLDDRLRGLDGGADDYVLKPFEMAELLARMRAVLRRKAGSAAPVLSNGTVSLDPATRQALVAGGEALQLSNREFALLQALLVRPGAILSRRDLEDRIYGWGEEVESNAVEFLIHTLRRKLGSDIIKNVRGVGWMVSKGG, from the coding sequence ATGCGCGTATTGCTGGTCGAAGACGACCCGATGATCGGCGAGGCGATCCACTCGGCGCTGAAAGACGCCTCCTACGCGGCGGACTGGGTAAAGGACGGGCCAACGGCGCTCACGACACTCGGCATGCAGCACTACGACCTGATCCTGCTCGACCTGGGCCTTCCCGGTAAAGACGGCCAGCAAGTGCTGGAGACGATCCGCGCGGACGACAACCCGGTGCCGCTCCTCATCATCACCGCGCGTGACGGCCTCGACGACCGCCTGCGCGGCCTCGACGGCGGCGCCGACGACTACGTGCTCAAGCCCTTCGAAATGGCCGAGCTGCTCGCGCGCATGCGCGCCGTGCTGCGCCGCAAAGCCGGCAGCGCCGCGCCCGTGCTCTCGAACGGCACGGTGTCGCTCGATCCGGCGACGCGGCAAGCCCTCGTCGCGGGCGGCGAAGCGCTGCAGCTCTCGAACCGCGAGTTCGCCTTGCTGCAGGCCCTGCTCGTGCGCCCCGGCGCGATTCTGTCGCGGCGCGACCTCGAAGACCGCATCTACGGCTGGGGCGAGGAAGTCGAAAGCAACGCGGTCGAGTTTCTGATCCATACGCTGCGCCGCAAGCTCGGCAGCGACATCATCAAGAACGTCCGGGGGGTGGGATGGATGGTTTCAAAAGGCGGCTGA
- a CDS encoding COG4705 family protein produces the protein MNHRTEHALSKVPEVTLMFWIVKIAATTLGETGGDAVTMSMNLGYLVGTLIFAVAFIAAVIVQIRAKAFQPALYWVTIIATTTVGTTLADFADRSLGIGYAGGSSLLLALLLISLFVWYRALGSVSVDTISSPKAEMFYWVTIMFSQTLGTALGDWMADTAGFGYTGAAVVFGGLIVLIAAAYFWTNVSRTLLFWAAFILTRPLGATLGDLLDKPLSSGGLALSRYSASAALLAFILTSLLVFRQRAASKAH, from the coding sequence ATGAATCACCGCACTGAACACGCATTGAGCAAGGTGCCGGAAGTCACCTTGATGTTCTGGATCGTCAAGATTGCCGCCACCACGCTGGGAGAAACCGGCGGCGACGCCGTCACGATGTCGATGAACCTCGGCTACCTGGTCGGCACGCTGATCTTCGCGGTGGCCTTCATCGCCGCCGTCATCGTGCAGATTCGCGCGAAGGCGTTCCAGCCCGCGTTGTACTGGGTAACGATCATCGCCACGACCACGGTCGGCACGACGCTCGCCGACTTCGCGGATCGCTCGCTTGGCATCGGCTATGCGGGCGGGTCATCATTGCTGCTGGCGTTGCTGCTGATTTCGCTCTTCGTCTGGTATCGCGCGCTCGGTTCCGTGTCGGTCGATACCATCAGCTCGCCCAAGGCGGAGATGTTCTATTGGGTGACGATCATGTTCTCGCAGACGCTCGGCACCGCGCTCGGCGACTGGATGGCGGATACGGCGGGGTTCGGCTATACCGGCGCCGCAGTCGTATTCGGCGGCTTGATCGTGCTGATCGCCGCGGCCTATTTTTGGACGAACGTCTCGCGGACCTTGCTGTTCTGGGCTGCCTTCATCCTGACGCGTCCGCTCGGGGCCACGTTGGGCGACCTCCTGGACAAGCCGCTCAGCTCGGGCGGTCTGGCGCTCAGCCGCTACTCGGCGTCCGCCGCGCTGCTGGCGTTCATCCTGACGAGCCTCCTGGTGTTCAGGCAACGCGCCGCGAGCAAGGCCCATTGA